A stretch of Nonomuraea africana DNA encodes these proteins:
- a CDS encoding alpha/beta hydrolase family protein: MKPSDLSLLHILGTPSVSPEGTHAVVAVTRPDLEADEYRGELWLVPTDGSDEPRQLTGGRRDAEPAYSPDGRWLAFTRAENGAKPQLHVMPTAGGEPWRVTDQPLGAGKPTWSPDSRRLAFVARVPEEGRYGDTKPDKERPRRITTLKYRLDNLGFFTDRRSHVFVVDPFASRTSTPPAVQVTEGDYDHDEPAWSPDGAQLAFAAARHDGRELDHYSDLWACAPDGTGLRRITDTTLSVGLPRFTPDGGTLCFVAAQPGQNGRTLIARHHGVYSVPADGSAAPRRLTAAEPYHLARNGTIVATADGVLFPSENRGACDLLLVPYDGGEPTVLISGRREVLAPAHAAGTTVAIVADQNSPGELVVLRDGKERTVTSFSAITPLPPEEINTTAPDGHPVHGWVVRPAGEGPHPTLLMIHGGPFTQYGWHLFDEAQVYAAAGYAVVMGNPRGSSGYGQAHGAAVLGDVGNVSAADLLALLDAALDTGGLDADRVGVQGGSHGGYMTTWLAAHHGDRFKAAISERAVNAIDSFHGSSDIGWWFAHDLYGAEPGGWREQSPLSHADRIEMPFLIIHSENDWRCPVEQAQRLFVALKLRGVETEMLLFPGEGHEMSRSGLPSHRLARFEAILDWWNRHLSTT, translated from the coding sequence ATGAAACCCAGCGATCTTTCCCTTTTGCACATTCTCGGCACCCCGAGCGTGTCCCCTGAGGGCACGCACGCGGTCGTCGCCGTCACCCGGCCCGACCTCGAGGCCGACGAATATCGCGGTGAGCTCTGGCTGGTCCCGACCGACGGCTCGGACGAACCCCGCCAGCTGACCGGCGGCCGCCGCGACGCCGAGCCCGCCTACTCCCCCGACGGCAGGTGGCTGGCCTTCACCCGCGCGGAGAACGGCGCCAAGCCCCAGCTGCACGTCATGCCCACCGCGGGCGGCGAGCCCTGGCGGGTCACCGACCAGCCGCTCGGCGCCGGCAAGCCCACGTGGAGCCCCGACTCTCGGCGGCTCGCGTTCGTCGCCCGCGTGCCCGAGGAGGGCAGGTACGGCGACACCAAGCCGGACAAGGAACGCCCCCGCCGCATCACCACCCTGAAGTACCGCCTGGACAACCTCGGCTTCTTCACCGACCGCAGGTCCCACGTCTTCGTCGTCGACCCGTTCGCCTCCCGCACCTCGACCCCGCCCGCCGTCCAGGTGACCGAGGGTGACTACGACCACGACGAGCCTGCCTGGAGCCCCGACGGCGCGCAGCTGGCCTTCGCCGCCGCCCGCCACGACGGCCGCGAGCTCGACCACTACTCCGACCTGTGGGCGTGCGCGCCCGACGGCACCGGCCTGCGCCGGATCACCGACACCACCCTCTCGGTCGGACTGCCCCGCTTCACCCCTGACGGCGGCACCCTCTGCTTCGTCGCCGCCCAGCCGGGACAGAACGGCCGCACCCTGATCGCCAGGCACCACGGCGTCTACTCTGTGCCCGCCGACGGCTCCGCCGCCCCACGCCGCCTCACCGCCGCCGAGCCGTACCACCTGGCCCGCAACGGCACCATCGTCGCCACGGCCGACGGCGTGCTGTTCCCCTCCGAGAACCGCGGCGCCTGCGACCTGTTGCTGGTGCCGTACGACGGGGGTGAGCCCACGGTCCTCATCTCGGGCAGGCGCGAGGTCCTCGCGCCCGCCCACGCCGCGGGCACCACCGTCGCCATCGTCGCCGACCAGAACAGCCCCGGCGAGCTCGTCGTGCTGCGCGACGGCAAGGAGCGCACGGTCACCTCCTTCTCCGCCATCACCCCGCTCCCGCCCGAGGAGATCAACACCACCGCTCCCGACGGCCACCCCGTCCACGGCTGGGTGGTCCGCCCCGCGGGCGAGGGCCCGCACCCCACGCTGCTGATGATCCACGGCGGACCCTTCACCCAGTACGGCTGGCACCTCTTCGACGAGGCCCAGGTCTACGCCGCGGCCGGGTACGCCGTCGTCATGGGCAACCCGCGCGGCTCCTCCGGCTACGGCCAGGCCCACGGCGCCGCCGTCCTCGGCGACGTCGGCAACGTCTCGGCGGCCGACCTGCTCGCCCTGCTGGACGCCGCCCTCGACACCGGCGGCCTGGACGCCGACCGGGTGGGCGTCCAGGGCGGCTCGCACGGCGGCTACATGACCACCTGGCTGGCCGCCCACCACGGCGACCGGTTCAAGGCGGCGATCAGCGAGCGGGCCGTCAACGCGATCGACAGCTTCCACGGCTCCAGCGACATCGGCTGGTGGTTCGCCCACGATCTCTACGGCGCCGAGCCGGGCGGGTGGCGCGAGCAGAGCCCGTTGAGCCACGCCGACCGGATCGAGATGCCCTTCCTGATCATCCACTCGGAGAACGACTGGCGCTGCCCTGTGGAGCAGGCGCAACGACTGTTCGTCGCGCTGAAGCTGCGGGGGGTGGAGACGGAGATGCTGCTGTTCCCCGGCGAGGGACACGAGATGTCCCGCTCGGGCCTGCCCAGCCATCGCCTGGCCCGCTTCGAGGCCATCCTCGACTGGTGGAACCGCCACCTGTCCACGACGTGA
- a CDS encoding TIGR03619 family F420-dependent LLM class oxidoreductase, with protein sequence MRIGFAAPVSGPWATRDNLRRIAIRAEELGYHELWTFQRLLYPEGHRMGATYRRVHDPLVALAYLAGVTETIRLGVALVNIFEPPVLVAKQVATLQEVSGGRVTFGLGLGWLPEEFEAMGVDFAKRGRRGEEFVEVLRACWRDEVIRHEGEFYRVPAAHMDPKPSPVPPLLLGGGAEVALRRAGRLADGWVSASREDLAGIAEKIYVVKAAAREAGRDPEVLRFVCRGVTKVSDAVDGPPLSGPYEKIRQDVAALAEQGVTEVFHDLNFDPAIVTADPEEAMRRAEEALEALAP encoded by the coding sequence ATGAGGATCGGATTCGCCGCCCCGGTGTCGGGGCCATGGGCCACGCGGGACAACCTGCGCAGGATCGCCATCCGGGCCGAAGAGCTGGGCTACCACGAGCTGTGGACCTTCCAGCGGCTCCTCTACCCCGAAGGCCATCGGATGGGGGCGACCTATCGCAGGGTGCACGATCCCCTCGTCGCCCTGGCCTACCTGGCCGGAGTCACCGAGACGATCCGCCTCGGCGTGGCGCTGGTGAACATCTTCGAGCCGCCCGTGCTGGTGGCCAAGCAGGTGGCGACGCTGCAGGAGGTCTCCGGCGGGCGGGTGACGTTCGGGCTGGGGCTGGGTTGGCTGCCCGAGGAGTTCGAGGCGATGGGGGTCGACTTCGCCAAGCGCGGGCGCAGGGGCGAGGAGTTCGTCGAGGTGTTGCGCGCGTGCTGGCGCGACGAGGTGATCCGGCACGAAGGGGAGTTCTACCGGGTCCCGGCCGCGCACATGGACCCGAAGCCGTCGCCGGTGCCGCCGCTGCTGCTCGGTGGTGGCGCCGAGGTCGCGCTGAGAAGGGCGGGACGGCTGGCGGACGGCTGGGTGAGCGCGAGCAGGGAGGACCTGGCGGGCATCGCGGAGAAAATCTACGTTGTAAAGGCGGCCGCCCGTGAGGCGGGACGCGACCCCGAGGTGTTGCGGTTCGTGTGCAGAGGCGTCACCAAGGTGAGTGATGCCGTCGACGGGCCGCCGTTGAGCGGGCCGTACGAGAAGATCCGGCAGGATGTGGCGGCGCTGGCCGAGCAGGGGGTGACGGAGGTGTTCCACGACCTGAACTTCGACCCCGCGATCGTGACCGCCGACCCGGAGGAGGCCATGCGCAGGGCCGAGGAGGCGCTGGAGGCGCTGGCTCCCTGA
- a CDS encoding AAA family ATPase — MPFSTTGQRGSARLVLLCGLPGSGKTTLARRLAAELPAVRLCPDEWLAALGTDLFDEAARDLLERRLWRHAEELLDLGVSVILEFGFWGRAERDEKRLAARALGVPVELRYLDVRLEELCRRVEERTAAGGWGAAPITRAMMAGYAALFEAPAEDELSLFDASDRNGGR, encoded by the coding sequence ATGCCGTTCTCCACGACCGGGCAACGGGGTTCCGCCCGGTTGGTCCTGCTCTGCGGGCTACCAGGGTCGGGGAAGACGACTCTGGCCCGGCGGCTGGCCGCCGAGCTGCCAGCCGTACGGCTCTGCCCCGACGAATGGCTGGCGGCGCTTGGGACCGATCTGTTCGACGAGGCCGCGCGCGACCTGCTGGAGCGGCGGCTCTGGCGGCACGCGGAGGAACTGCTGGACCTTGGCGTGAGCGTGATCCTCGAGTTCGGCTTCTGGGGGCGTGCGGAGCGGGACGAGAAACGGCTCGCCGCGCGGGCGCTCGGCGTCCCCGTGGAGCTGCGCTACCTGGACGTGCGGCTGGAGGAGCTGTGCCGCAGGGTCGAGGAGCGGACGGCAGCGGGCGGTTGGGGAGCGGCACCGATCACCAGGGCCATGATGGCGGGATACGCCGCGCTCTTCGAGGCTCCCGCCGAGGACGAACTGTCCCTCTTTGACGCCTCTGACCGGAATGGCGGGCGTTGA